One window from the genome of Babylonia areolata isolate BAREFJ2019XMU chromosome 13, ASM4173473v1, whole genome shotgun sequence encodes:
- the LOC143288789 gene encoding methionine-R-sulfoxide reductase B3, mitochondrial-like, with amino-acid sequence MNILHAVSKQQEVSPKLKKLKASCREDGEVLVQLEKDELKKRLSPLQYRVTQEKGTESAFSGKYVNSKDEGVYNCVVCGNPLFSSETKYDSKSGWPAFHDVIDKDKVILRVDTAHGMQRMELKCGDCRAHLGHVFDDGPKPTGVRYCVNSCSLDFKKHTTV; translated from the exons ATGAACATCCTTCACGCAGTGAGCAAGCAGCAGGAGGTGTCACCTAAGCTGAAGAAGCTGAAGGCCTCCTGCAGGGAGGATGGTGAGGTGCTGGTGCAGCTGGAGAAAGACGAGCTGAAGAAACGTCTGTCCCCGCTGCAGTACCGCGTCACGCAGGAGAAAGGAACGGAAAG TGCCTTTTCTGGAAAGTACGTCAACTCTAAGGACGAGGGAGTCTACAACTGTGTGGTGTGCGGCAACCCTCTCTTTTCCTCGGAAACCAAGTACGACTCCAAGTCTGGCTGGCCGGCCTTCCACGACGTCATTGACAAGGACAAGGTCATTCTCAGAGTTGACACTGCACACG GCATGCAGAGGATGGAACTCAAGTGCGGAGACTGCCGAGCGCACCTGGGCCACGTGTTTGACGACGGGCCCAAACCCACCGGCGTGCGCTACTGCGTCAACTCCTGCTCCCTGGACTTTAAGAAGCACACCACCGTATAG